A part of Roseitalea porphyridii genomic DNA contains:
- a CDS encoding sulfatase family protein: MKRNILLMIADDLGRMTGCYGEPAISTPNIDALAGQGTRFDMAFASTASCSASRSVIFTGLHTHENGQYGLHHDHHHFMTFHHVETAPALFNALGYLTGIIGKVHVGPPSVYPWTVRAESGTRDIGWVAEQAGAFLETARHADKPFFLTVGFIDPHRDATRSGFGNDDFDDDDEERAFRPEDVSVPPFLSDLPEVRLELAEYYRSVHRLDRGVGRVLAALEASGKADETLVVFVSDNGAPFLNSKTTLYDAGVHLPLLMRVPGARAGVANPNLVSFIDILPTMLDWAGAPAAESARRGRSLLPIMEHETLEDDWRLVFGSHTFHEITNYWPTRFARTPRYKYHRNVAWQLDFPFSGDLYGSLSWEGMRNANPSTIGRRPLKAYVRRPPEELYDLVDDPFEVNNLADVPEHQRTLHELRARTEAWQRETDDPWLYRDGMSVRAIAHHLEAGLKLPDRFDFDPDAPGNR; encoded by the coding sequence ATGAAACGCAACATTCTGCTGATGATCGCCGACGATCTGGGCCGCATGACCGGCTGCTATGGCGAACCGGCGATCAGCACGCCGAACATCGACGCGCTGGCCGGGCAGGGTACGCGTTTCGACATGGCTTTCGCCTCGACCGCATCGTGCTCGGCGAGCCGTTCGGTGATCTTCACCGGCCTGCACACGCACGAGAACGGCCAGTACGGCCTCCACCACGACCATCACCACTTCATGACCTTCCATCACGTCGAGACGGCGCCGGCGCTCTTCAACGCTCTGGGCTACCTTACCGGCATCATCGGCAAGGTCCATGTCGGCCCGCCATCGGTCTATCCCTGGACCGTGCGGGCGGAGAGCGGCACGCGTGACATCGGCTGGGTCGCCGAGCAGGCAGGAGCCTTCCTTGAGACCGCGCGCCACGCGGACAAGCCCTTCTTTTTGACGGTCGGCTTTATCGACCCGCATCGGGACGCGACGCGGTCCGGATTTGGCAACGACGATTTCGACGACGACGACGAAGAACGCGCGTTCCGGCCCGAAGACGTCTCGGTGCCGCCCTTCCTGAGCGACCTGCCGGAAGTGCGGCTGGAACTGGCCGAGTACTACCGCTCCGTGCATCGTCTCGACCGGGGCGTGGGGCGGGTGCTCGCCGCGCTCGAAGCGTCCGGGAAGGCCGACGAGACGCTGGTCGTCTTCGTCAGCGACAACGGGGCGCCGTTTCTCAACTCGAAGACCACGCTCTACGACGCCGGCGTTCACCTGCCGCTTCTGATGCGCGTGCCAGGGGCGAGGGCCGGCGTGGCCAACCCCAACCTCGTCTCGTTCATCGACATCCTTCCGACCATGCTCGACTGGGCCGGCGCGCCGGCGGCCGAAAGCGCCCGGCGGGGTCGTTCGCTGCTGCCGATCATGGAGCACGAAACGCTGGAAGACGACTGGCGGCTCGTCTTCGGCTCGCACACCTTCCACGAGATCACCAACTACTGGCCGACGCGGTTCGCCCGCACGCCGCGCTACAAGTACCACCGCAACGTTGCCTGGCAGCTCGACTTCCCGTTCTCCGGCGACCTTTACGGCTCGCTCTCCTGGGAGGGGATGCGCAACGCCAACCCGTCCACGATCGGCCGCCGCCCGCTGAAGGCCTATGTCCGCCGTCCGCCCGAGGAATTGTACGATCTCGTCGACGATCCGTTCGAGGTGAACAATCTGGCCGATGTCCCCGAACACCAGCGCACGCTGCACGAGTTGCGCGCCCGCACCGAAGCTTGGCAGAGGGAGACGGACGACCCCTGGCTCTATCGGGATGGCATGTCGGTGCGCGCCATCGCCCATCATCTGGAGGCCGGATTGAAGCTGCCCGACCGGTTCGATTTCGACCCGGACGCGCCGGGCAACCGCTAG
- a CDS encoding M24 family metallopeptidase gives MAERSLIFGADEYRGRIRRLQTEMAETGLAALLLTTPADVFYATGFLTRFWESPTRPWFVVVPEAGEPVAVIPAIGAELMARTWIGDIRTWNAPDPADDGVTLLVDVICSLSRSQARIGVPMGSETHLRMPMADFARVAERIVPRSFVDATAEVRRVREIKSEAEIDKLRTVCEIADRAFARVPEFAQAGRALESVFRDFQIALLEEGADWVGYLAGGAGRQGYADVISPASPEPLTTDDVLMLDTGAVRDGYFCDFDRNFAIGPVTDAIRKTQDALWLTTEAALETLRPGMRASDVHAFMTADLLRRGVQPARGRLGHGLGISLTEWPSFSPLDDTVLRQNMVLTLEPSAEVVPGRFLVHEEDIVLRANGPELLSARAPQILPRIGG, from the coding sequence ATGGCTGAACGATCGCTGATCTTCGGCGCGGACGAGTATCGGGGCCGGATCAGGCGCCTGCAGACGGAGATGGCGGAAACAGGGTTGGCCGCGCTGCTGCTCACGACGCCGGCGGACGTGTTCTACGCGACGGGCTTTCTGACCCGTTTCTGGGAAAGCCCCACCCGACCCTGGTTCGTCGTCGTACCGGAGGCGGGCGAGCCCGTGGCCGTGATCCCGGCGATCGGGGCCGAACTGATGGCGCGCACATGGATCGGCGACATTCGCACCTGGAACGCGCCCGACCCGGCCGATGACGGTGTGACGCTGCTGGTCGACGTGATCTGCAGCCTGTCGCGATCGCAGGCGAGGATCGGCGTGCCGATGGGATCCGAGACCCATCTGCGCATGCCGATGGCCGATTTCGCGCGTGTGGCCGAGCGCATCGTGCCGCGCAGCTTCGTCGATGCGACGGCGGAGGTCAGGCGCGTGCGCGAGATCAAGTCCGAGGCGGAAATCGACAAGCTCCGGACCGTCTGCGAGATCGCGGATCGGGCGTTCGCGCGGGTCCCGGAGTTCGCGCAGGCCGGACGTGCACTTGAGAGCGTGTTCCGCGACTTCCAGATCGCGCTGCTCGAGGAGGGCGCGGACTGGGTCGGCTATCTCGCCGGCGGCGCCGGCCGGCAGGGCTACGCCGATGTGATCTCGCCGGCATCGCCCGAGCCGCTGACGACGGACGACGTGCTGATGCTGGATACCGGTGCCGTGCGCGATGGCTATTTCTGCGACTTCGACCGGAACTTCGCGATCGGACCGGTGACGGACGCGATCCGCAAGACCCAGGACGCGCTCTGGCTGACCACCGAGGCGGCGCTCGAAACGCTGCGCCCGGGCATGCGCGCGAGCGATGTGCACGCGTTCATGACCGCCGACCTGCTCCGGCGGGGCGTGCAACCGGCACGCGGCCGTCTTGGCCACGGGCTTGGCATCAGCCTCACCGAATGGCCCTCGTTCTCACCCCTCGACGATACCGTGTTGCGACAGAACATGGTGCTGACGCTCGAGCCGTCGGCCGAGGTCGTGCCCGGACGCTTCCTCGTTCACGAGGAAGATATCGTGCTGCGTGCGAACGGGCCCGAGCTGTTGTCGGCGCGCGCGCCGCAGATCCTTCCGCGGATCGGCGGATAA
- a CDS encoding pyridoxal-phosphate dependent enzyme, giving the protein MQRNPWRGRGIDLDCPLPLPDAGGVGRLLALCPAHQPTPLLAAPELAARAGVGEIWLKDERRRMGLGSFKALGAAHAVARDAAAAVREDTWSEALTGRTYVAASAGNHGLSVAAGARLFGAVAVIYLAETVPSAFAARLEAKGARVVRSGADYEASMAAAADAAKANGWTLLSDSSWPGYFELPRRVMEGYLQMAAEAVEQMPQPPTHIVLQAGVGGLAGAVAAHTRLVWGDDPQIVIVEPDAAPALFASIAAGAPVITEGAVSNMGRLDCKEPSLIALAGLSRDADLFVTISDAEADAAVAVLEELDLASTPSGGAGIAALLAGLDPGADARVLAILSEGAEDG; this is encoded by the coding sequence GTGCAACGAAATCCGTGGCGCGGGCGCGGCATCGATCTTGATTGTCCGCTGCCCCTGCCCGATGCGGGAGGCGTTGGCCGGCTTCTGGCGCTTTGCCCGGCTCACCAGCCGACGCCCCTGCTTGCCGCACCTGAACTGGCGGCGCGCGCAGGTGTCGGCGAAATCTGGCTCAAGGACGAGCGCAGGCGCATGGGCCTTGGCAGCTTCAAGGCGCTCGGCGCGGCGCACGCCGTCGCGCGCGATGCCGCTGCGGCGGTACGGGAGGACACCTGGTCCGAAGCTCTGACGGGTCGCACCTACGTCGCCGCAAGCGCGGGCAATCACGGCCTTTCGGTGGCCGCCGGCGCCCGCCTTTTTGGCGCAGTCGCCGTCATCTACCTGGCCGAAACGGTGCCGTCCGCCTTTGCCGCGCGGCTTGAGGCGAAGGGCGCGCGGGTCGTGCGCTCGGGCGCGGACTACGAGGCGAGCATGGCGGCGGCCGCCGACGCCGCCAAGGCCAATGGCTGGACCCTCCTGTCGGACAGTTCCTGGCCGGGCTATTTCGAGTTGCCGCGCCGGGTGATGGAGGGGTATCTGCAGATGGCGGCCGAGGCCGTCGAGCAGATGCCGCAGCCGCCGACCCACATCGTGCTGCAGGCCGGCGTCGGCGGGTTGGCGGGCGCGGTTGCAGCCCATACACGCCTGGTCTGGGGCGATGATCCGCAGATCGTCATCGTCGAACCGGACGCTGCGCCTGCCCTGTTTGCGAGCATTGCCGCCGGCGCTCCGGTGATCACCGAAGGCGCCGTGTCGAACATGGGGCGGCTCGACTGCAAGGAGCCATCGCTGATCGCCCTTGCCGGCCTGTCGCGGGATGCCGACCTGTTCGTGACGATCAGCGACGCCGAAGCGGACGCGGCGGTCGCTGTCCTCGAAGAGCTCGATCTCGCCTCCACGCCATCGGGTGGAGCCGGGATCGCGGCGCTGCTTGCGGGCCTCGACCCCGGGGCCGATGCCCGGGTGCTCGCGATCCTCAGCGAAGGCGCCGAGGATGGCTGA
- a CDS encoding intradiol ring-cleavage dioxygenase: MNAHNESGFFTEENSAEVVIARNAGAEDARLRQVMDVLIRHLHEAVKEIEPTQEEWFKAIMFLTDTGHMCNEWRQEFILLSDVLGVSMLVDAINNRKPSGASESTVLGPFHVEGAPELPLGSNICLDQKGEPMLVRGRILDTDGKPIAGAKIDVWQANDEGFYDVQQKGIQPDFNLRGVFRSNEEGEYWFRGVKPKFYPIPDDGPVGKLLASLGRHPYRPAHLHYIIAADGYETLTTHIFDPDDPYIASDAVFGVKQSLMAEFKPVDDPARIDKAGFDGPFLEVEHDFVLARS, translated from the coding sequence ATGAACGCCCACAACGAGAGCGGCTTCTTCACCGAGGAGAATTCGGCCGAGGTTGTCATCGCGCGGAACGCAGGCGCCGAGGATGCGCGGCTGCGTCAGGTCATGGACGTGCTGATCCGTCACCTGCACGAAGCGGTCAAGGAGATCGAACCGACCCAGGAGGAATGGTTCAAGGCGATCATGTTCCTCACCGACACCGGCCACATGTGCAACGAATGGCGGCAGGAGTTCATCCTGCTGTCGGATGTTCTGGGCGTGTCGATGCTGGTCGACGCCATCAACAACCGCAAGCCGTCCGGCGCATCGGAATCGACGGTGCTGGGGCCGTTCCACGTGGAGGGCGCGCCCGAACTGCCGCTCGGGTCGAACATCTGCCTCGACCAGAAGGGCGAGCCGATGCTGGTGCGTGGCCGCATCCTCGACACAGACGGCAAGCCCATCGCCGGCGCGAAGATCGACGTCTGGCAGGCGAACGACGAGGGCTTCTACGACGTCCAGCAGAAGGGCATCCAGCCGGACTTCAACCTGCGCGGCGTGTTCCGCTCGAACGAGGAGGGCGAATACTGGTTCCGGGGCGTCAAGCCGAAGTTCTATCCGATCCCCGACGACGGGCCGGTCGGCAAGCTCCTGGCATCGCTCGGCCGCCATCCCTACCGGCCGGCGCATCTGCACTACATCATCGCGGCCGACGGCTACGAGACGCTGACCACCCACATCTTCGATCCGGACGACCCCTACATCGCCTCCGATGCCGTCTTCGGCGTCAAGCAGAGCCTGATGGCGGAGTTCAAGCCGGTCGACGACCCCGCCAGGATCGACAAGGCCGGATTCGACGGCCCGTTCCTCGAGGTCGAGCACGATTTCGTCCTGGCGCGATCGTAG
- a CDS encoding FAD-dependent oxidoreductase has translation MADITTDVLIIGTGPAGSATAALLSSYGVENMVVNRYRWLANTPRAHITNQRTMEVLRDLGREVEEEAYLFATERDLMGNNVFCESLAGEELGRMQSWGNAPASKAEHEIASPCMMNDLPQTFMEPLLFKTACSRGTQSRMSTEYLSHEEDADGVLTTCRDRLTGRDITIRSRFLVGADGGNSLVAENAGLPFEGQMGVGGSMNILFKADLSRHVAHRPSVLYWVMQPGANVGGIGMGLVRMVRPWNEWLIVWGYDINEPAPEVDEAYATEVARQLVGDPDLEIDLISANTWTVNNMYATHMQTDRVFIMGDAAHRHPPSNGLGSNTSIQDGYNLAWKLAHVLKGAAGPELLKSYSQERAPVARQIVTRANQSIAEFGPIFEALGMTGTVDPVKMQQNMDKRCNSDADAEAQREALRKAIEFKKYEFDCHGVEMNHRYDSGAVVKDDHPDPGFAVDPELHYQPTTWPGARIPHCWLFGEDGSKLSTLDLCGKGRWTIFTGIGGEAWATAAATVAREAGVEIVVHVIGPRMAVQDHLGDWARIRETGDAGAVMTRPDQHVCYRIAGMAADPEAELRRVFETILQPDRRAAAAAE, from the coding sequence ATGGCCGACATCACCACCGACGTCCTCATCATCGGAACCGGGCCCGCCGGCAGCGCGACCGCAGCGCTGCTGTCGAGCTACGGGGTCGAGAACATGGTCGTCAACCGCTACCGCTGGCTCGCCAACACGCCGCGAGCCCACATCACCAACCAGCGCACGATGGAAGTGCTGCGCGATCTCGGCCGCGAGGTCGAGGAGGAGGCGTACCTGTTCGCCACCGAGCGTGACCTGATGGGCAACAACGTGTTCTGCGAGAGCCTCGCCGGCGAGGAACTGGGCCGGATGCAGAGCTGGGGCAACGCGCCCGCCTCCAAGGCCGAGCACGAGATCGCCTCGCCGTGCATGATGAATGACCTGCCGCAGACCTTCATGGAGCCGCTGCTGTTCAAGACCGCCTGCTCGCGCGGGACCCAGTCGCGGATGTCGACCGAATATCTGTCGCACGAGGAAGATGCCGACGGCGTGCTGACCACCTGCCGGGACCGGCTGACGGGCCGGGACATCACGATCCGGTCGCGGTTCCTGGTGGGCGCCGACGGCGGCAACTCGCTCGTGGCGGAAAATGCCGGACTTCCCTTCGAGGGGCAGATGGGCGTCGGCGGATCTATGAACATCCTGTTCAAGGCGGACCTTTCAAGGCACGTCGCCCACCGGCCGTCGGTGCTCTACTGGGTCATGCAGCCGGGCGCCAATGTCGGCGGCATCGGCATGGGCCTGGTGCGCATGGTGCGGCCGTGGAACGAGTGGCTGATCGTCTGGGGCTACGACATCAACGAGCCGGCACCGGAAGTCGACGAGGCCTACGCCACCGAGGTGGCCCGCCAGCTCGTCGGCGATCCGGACCTCGAGATCGACCTCATCTCGGCCAACACCTGGACCGTCAACAACATGTACGCCACGCACATGCAGACCGACCGCGTCTTCATCATGGGCGATGCTGCGCACCGGCATCCGCCCTCCAACGGGCTCGGCTCCAACACGTCGATCCAGGACGGCTACAATCTGGCCTGGAAGCTCGCCCACGTGCTCAAGGGCGCGGCCGGCCCCGAACTGCTGAAGAGCTATTCGCAGGAGCGCGCACCGGTCGCCCGGCAGATCGTGACCCGCGCCAACCAGTCGATCGCCGAGTTCGGCCCGATCTTCGAGGCGCTCGGCATGACCGGCACCGTCGATCCGGTGAAGATGCAGCAGAACATGGACAAGCGCTGCAATTCGGACGCCGATGCCGAAGCGCAGCGGGAGGCGCTGCGCAAGGCGATCGAGTTCAAGAAGTACGAGTTCGATTGCCACGGCGTGGAGATGAACCATCGCTATGACAGCGGCGCGGTGGTCAAGGACGATCACCCCGATCCGGGCTTCGCGGTCGATCCCGAGCTCCACTACCAGCCGACCACGTGGCCCGGGGCGCGCATTCCCCATTGCTGGCTGTTCGGCGAGGACGGATCGAAACTGTCGACGCTGGATCTGTGCGGCAAGGGCCGCTGGACGATCTTCACCGGGATCGGCGGCGAGGCATGGGCGACGGCCGCCGCGACGGTCGCCCGCGAGGCCGGCGTCGAGATCGTCGTGCACGTGATCGGGCCAAGGATGGCCGTGCAGGACCATCTGGGCGACTGGGCACGCATCCGCGAGACCGGCGACGCCGGCGCCGTGATGACCCGGCCCGACCAGCACGTCTGCTACCGCATCGCCGGCATGGCGGCCGACCCCGAAGCGGAACTGCGCCGCGTCTTCGAGACCATCCTGCAGCCGGACCGGCGCGCCGCCGCGGCCGCCGAATGA
- a CDS encoding branched-chain amino acid ABC transporter permease gives MATTYSVSARTRVATISGIAAIALLGVAIVLPAFASRSLIQDLFFILTMLTLAQLWNLLAGYSGLVSVGQQAFVGFGAYMLFGATILWGVNPVAALFLSGVFALLLAIPTAFFVFRLSGAYFAIGTWVVAEVVRLSVAQWQAVGGGTGTSLPRDARDKMWGVEWIEALFDVRASAARDILAYWLALALAAATIGGIYWFLRTRRGLALAALRDNVEAAKSVGVDAARMKWIVFLVAAFGAGIAGGLIFLQNGRISPDSAFAVTQWTAFVIFIVVIGGIGTLEGPIVGVLVFFFLQELLADYGAVYLIVLGLLGIVIMLFAPTGLWGFFARRTGIALFPTQRRLEIKR, from the coding sequence ATGGCTACCACCTATTCCGTCTCCGCCCGCACGCGGGTTGCCACGATCAGCGGCATTGCCGCCATAGCGCTCCTCGGCGTTGCGATCGTGCTGCCGGCCTTCGCCTCGCGCAGCCTGATCCAAGACCTCTTCTTCATCCTGACCATGCTGACGCTTGCGCAACTATGGAACCTTCTTGCGGGCTATAGCGGCCTGGTCAGCGTCGGCCAGCAGGCGTTCGTGGGCTTCGGGGCCTACATGCTGTTCGGCGCGACCATACTTTGGGGCGTCAACCCGGTCGCGGCGCTGTTCCTTTCGGGCGTCTTCGCGCTTCTTCTCGCCATCCCCACGGCGTTTTTCGTGTTCCGTCTCAGCGGGGCCTATTTCGCGATCGGGACCTGGGTGGTTGCCGAAGTCGTCCGCCTGAGCGTTGCGCAATGGCAGGCGGTGGGCGGCGGCACGGGCACCTCGCTGCCGCGTGATGCGCGGGACAAGATGTGGGGCGTCGAATGGATCGAGGCGCTTTTCGACGTCCGCGCCTCGGCCGCGCGCGACATCCTGGCATACTGGCTCGCTCTGGCGCTCGCGGCCGCCACGATCGGCGGCATCTACTGGTTCCTGCGCACAAGGCGTGGCCTGGCGCTCGCGGCGCTGCGCGACAATGTCGAGGCCGCCAAGTCCGTGGGCGTCGACGCCGCGCGCATGAAGTGGATCGTCTTCCTCGTGGCGGCCTTCGGCGCGGGCATCGCGGGCGGGCTGATCTTTCTTCAGAACGGCCGCATCAGCCCAGACAGCGCCTTTGCGGTGACGCAGTGGACCGCCTTCGTGATCTTCATCGTGGTGATCGGCGGCATCGGCACGCTCGAGGGCCCCATCGTCGGCGTGCTCGTCTTCTTCTTCCTGCAGGAACTGCTGGCCGACTATGGCGCGGTCTACCTGATCGTGCTGGGGCTCCTGGGCATCGTCATCATGCTGTTCGCGCCGACGGGCCTGTGGGGGTTCTTCGCCCGACGAACCGGAATCGCGCTGTTCCCCACGCAGCGCAGGCTCGAGATCAAACGCTGA
- a CDS encoding branched-chain amino acid ABC transporter permease, with protein MIWIDTIVQGVLLGGLYALFAAGLSLVFGIMRLVNLAHGDLIVMGAYLILVIVSVLGLDPFVAALFAAPVMFVFGWVLQKAVLNRTLGEDILPPLLVTFGLSVVIQNSLLEGFSADSQRISMGALETASVDIGPVTVGLLPLLTFASAIVVIVGLNQIFYRTAIGRAFRATSDDPVTASLMGIRPDRVFATAMGLALVVVTIAALYLGTRSNFDPYVGPARLIYAFEAVIIGGLGSLWGTLAGGIIIGVAQTVGAAINPEWQILAGHVAFLIVLLIRPRGLFPRAVD; from the coding sequence GTGATCTGGATCGACACGATCGTGCAAGGCGTGCTGCTGGGCGGGCTCTACGCCCTGTTCGCCGCCGGGCTGAGCCTGGTTTTCGGCATCATGCGGCTCGTCAACCTCGCCCATGGCGACCTGATCGTCATGGGCGCCTATCTGATCCTGGTGATCGTCTCGGTGCTCGGTCTCGATCCGTTCGTGGCGGCGCTGTTCGCCGCTCCCGTGATGTTCGTGTTCGGCTGGGTCCTGCAGAAGGCCGTCCTGAACCGGACGCTCGGCGAGGACATCCTTCCGCCGCTGCTTGTGACGTTCGGCCTGTCGGTCGTGATCCAGAACAGCCTGCTCGAGGGCTTTTCGGCCGACAGCCAGCGCATCTCCATGGGCGCCCTTGAGACCGCCTCGGTCGATATCGGCCCGGTCACGGTGGGCCTGCTGCCGCTTCTGACCTTCGCCTCGGCGATCGTCGTCATCGTGGGGCTCAACCAGATCTTCTATCGCACCGCCATCGGAAGGGCGTTCCGGGCGACCTCGGACGATCCGGTCACCGCCAGCCTGATGGGCATCCGGCCCGACCGCGTGTTCGCCACGGCGATGGGCCTGGCGCTGGTCGTGGTGACGATCGCGGCCCTCTACCTGGGGACACGATCGAACTTCGACCCCTATGTCGGCCCGGCACGGCTGATCTACGCCTTCGAGGCGGTGATCATCGGTGGCCTCGGCTCCCTGTGGGGGACGCTGGCGGGCGGCATCATCATCGGCGTGGCGCAGACCGTGGGCGCCGCGATCAACCCCGAATGGCAGATCCTTGCCGGCCATGTCGCGTTTCTGATCGTGTTGCTGATCCGGCCGCGCGGCCTCTTTCCAAGGGCGGTCGACTGA
- a CDS encoding ABC transporter ATP-binding protein — protein sequence MALLETTGLTARYGDFQALFGVDVRLEEGETVAIIGANGAGKTTLMRSITGVLRGAPDEICHKGVSIGHLMPDTIMKRGIVMVPEGRRLFPSLTVEENLLIGGQHKGGRDLGDRIDGFISRFTGGPNPMELAAGHDGSGVWSLDAIYTLFPVLKERRHNPGTALSGGQQQMVAIGRALMSNPEILLCDEISLGLAPVVIRDIYAALPKIKEAGTSVIVVEQDIGQALKVADRVYCMMEGRITLEGRPDQISRDDIHAAYFGAPA from the coding sequence ATGGCGCTGCTCGAGACCACAGGGCTGACGGCCCGCTACGGTGACTTCCAGGCGCTGTTCGGCGTCGACGTCCGGCTCGAAGAGGGCGAGACCGTCGCCATCATCGGCGCGAACGGAGCCGGCAAGACGACGCTGATGCGCTCGATCACCGGTGTGCTGCGGGGCGCTCCCGACGAGATCTGCCACAAGGGCGTCAGCATCGGCCACCTGATGCCCGATACGATCATGAAGCGCGGCATCGTCATGGTGCCCGAGGGACGCCGCCTTTTCCCGTCGTTGACGGTCGAGGAGAATTTGCTGATCGGCGGGCAGCACAAGGGCGGGCGCGACCTCGGCGACCGGATCGACGGGTTCATCAGCCGGTTCACCGGCGGCCCCAATCCGATGGAGCTTGCGGCCGGGCACGATGGCTCGGGCGTGTGGTCGCTCGATGCGATCTACACCCTTTTTCCGGTGCTGAAGGAACGCCGGCACAATCCCGGTACGGCGCTTTCGGGCGGCCAGCAGCAGATGGTCGCCATCGGGCGGGCGCTCATGTCGAACCCCGAAATCCTTCTGTGCGACGAGATCAGTCTCGGCCTCGCGCCGGTCGTGATCCGCGACATCTATGCGGCGCTCCCGAAGATCAAGGAGGCGGGCACCAGCGTCATCGTGGTCGAGCAGGACATCGGCCAAGCGCTCAAGGTCGCCGACCGGGTCTATTGCATGATGGAAGGCCGGATCACCCTGGAAGGGCGACCCGACCAGATCAGCCGCGACGACATCCACGCGGCCTATTTCGGAGCGCCGGCATGA
- a CDS encoding ABC transporter ATP-binding protein produces MAPSTSSSSTTRPRPTSRPRASWSRWPDRKRRPGHDAGPPSSSEEPGRSAILSLHDVSKSFGALKVADAISFDLPEGQALGIIGPNGAGKSTLFNLITGNLAPDAGRIEYLGRDVTRTPPMQRCLAGMGRSFQIPQPFNRLTVFENLLVAATHGQDRTESDVVDDVARILERTELIEVANRPAGGLTLLQRKRLELARAMATQPRLLLLDEIAGGLTDAECTALIETIRALHAGGVTIIWIEHVLHALTAVVERLLVLDFGRVIGLGDPAEIMDSREVKEIYLGIEV; encoded by the coding sequence ATGGCGCCTTCGACCTCGTCGTCGTCGACAACAAGACCGCGCCCGACATCCCGACCCAGGGCGTCATGGAGCCGCTGGCCTGACAGAAAGCGGCGGCCCGGCCATGATGCCGGGCCGCCTTCCTCAAGCGAGGAACCGGGGAGGAGCGCCATTCTTTCGCTGCACGATGTTTCGAAGAGCTTCGGCGCCCTGAAGGTCGCCGACGCCATCAGCTTCGATCTGCCCGAGGGGCAGGCGCTTGGCATCATCGGGCCAAACGGCGCCGGCAAGTCGACGCTCTTCAATCTGATCACCGGCAATCTCGCACCCGATGCGGGCCGCATCGAGTATCTGGGGCGCGATGTGACCCGGACCCCGCCGATGCAGCGCTGCCTGGCCGGCATGGGCCGGTCGTTCCAGATACCGCAGCCTTTCAACCGACTGACCGTGTTCGAGAACCTGCTGGTCGCCGCGACCCACGGGCAGGATCGGACGGAGAGCGATGTCGTTGACGACGTCGCCCGCATCCTCGAGCGGACCGAACTGATCGAGGTGGCCAACAGGCCGGCCGGCGGCCTGACGCTGCTGCAGCGCAAGCGGCTGGAGCTCGCCCGGGCGATGGCGACGCAGCCCCGGCTGCTGCTGCTGGACGAAATCGCCGGCGGACTGACCGACGCCGAATGCACCGCGCTGATCGAGACCATCCGCGCGCTGCATGCAGGCGGCGTCACGATCATCTGGATCGAGCATGTCCTTCACGCGCTCACCGCCGTCGTCGAACGCCTGCTCGTTCTGGATTTCGGGCGGGTGATCGGGCTGGGCGACCCGGCCGAGATCATGGACAGCCGCGAGGTCAAGGAGATCTATCTGGGGATCGAGGTCTGA